In the genome of Neodiprion pinetum isolate iyNeoPine1 chromosome 2, iyNeoPine1.2, whole genome shotgun sequence, one region contains:
- the TMS1 gene encoding probable serine incorporator isoform X5 produces MGLVCSTAQLACLCGSTACSFCCSQCPTCRNSTSTRIMYALMLLLGTIAACITLSPGLQSALAKVPFCTNSSSYVPTGFKFDCKDVVGFLAVYRMCFILTLFFLLMSLIMIRVKSSKDPRAPIQNGFWAIKYLIVIGGIIGAFFIPEGSFGITWMYFGMIGGFLFIIIQLILIVDFAHSWADAWVTNYHETESKGWYAALLGSTFLSYAGVITGVTLLFVYFTIPGGCELNKFFISFNLILCVIASAVSILPSVQDKLPNSGLLQSSVVSLYVIYLTWSGISNSPDSECNYRFSSKDPKFDKESIISLVIWMCCVLYSSLRTASKSSRLTMSENVMAKDNGAVEGPSGDHEEGGEAKVWDNEEDCIAYNWSFFHFMFALSTLYVMMTLTNWYKPNSDLSLLNANAASMWVKIISSWLCLGLYVWSLIAPVILPDREFSY; encoded by the exons ATGGGTCTTGTGTGCTCAACGGCGCAG CTTGCCTGCCTTTGCGGCAGTACGGCATGCAGCTTTTGCTGCTCGCAGTGCCCGACATGCCGGAACAGCACCAGCACTCGCATCATGTATGCTCTAATGCTGTTATTGGGTACGATTGCAGCCTGCATTACCCTTTCTCCAGGACTCCAATCAGCTCTGGCAAAG GTTCCGTTCTGCACCAACAGCTCATCTTATGTTCCAACTGGTTTCAAATTTGACTGCAAGGATGTTGTTGGCTTTCTCGCCGTCTACCGGATGTGCTTCATTCTCACACTCTTTTTCCTTCTGATGTCCCTTATCATGATTAGAGTTAAAAGTTCCAAAGATCCGAGAGCCCCGATTCAAAACGG TTTTTGGGCTATTAAGTATCTCATTGTAATCGGTGGGATCATAGGCGCCTTCTTCATCCCAGAAGGATCGTTTGGAATAACTTGGATGTACTTTGGAATGATCGGTGGATTTCTATTTATCATTATCCAGCTGATTCTAATTGTTGATTTCGCTCATTCTTGGGCAGATGCTTGGGTCACAAATTATCACGAAACCGAATCGAAGGGCTG GTATGCTGCACTGTTGGGATCTACTTTTCTGTCTTACGCAGGAGTAATAACCGGAGTTACTTTGCTATTCGTTTATTTCACAATA CCTGGCGGTTGCGAACTGAACAAGTTTTTCATATCGTTCAACTTAATTCTGTGCGTCATAGCCAGTGCCGTTTCCATCCTACCAAGTGTTCAAGATAAACTACCCAACAGCGGTCTCCTTCAATCTTCCGTCGTTAGTCTCTACGTAATTTATCTTACATGGAGCGGCATTTCAAACAGCCCAG ATTCCGAATGCAATTATCGATTTAGTTCGAAAGATCCGAAGTTCGATAAGGAGAGTATCATCAGCTTGGTGATATGGATGTGTTGCGTTCTGTACAGTTCACTTCGTACAGCTTCAAAATCGTCAAGGCTCACCATGTCTGAGAATGTAATGGCCAAAGATAATGGTGCTG TAGAAGGTCCTTCTGGAGATCACGAAGAGGGTGGAGAAGCCAAAGTATGGGACAATGAAGAAGACTGCATTGCCTATAACTGGAGTTTCTTCCACTTCATGTTTGCCCTGTCGACTCTTTATGTCATGATGACGCTCACCAACTGGTATAA GCCTAATTCAGACCTGTCTCTGTTAAACGCAAACGCGGCTTCGATGTGGGTGAAGATAATTTCGTCTTGGCTCTGCCTCGGGCTTTATGTCTGGTCTTTGATAGCCCCAGTTATTCTGCCTGACCGTGAATTTTCATATTAA
- the LOC124213237 gene encoding stromal cell-derived factor 2, with protein MSTQKTNLLCCSLLYFTIPWIVVLNAQNVYAKGTNYVTCGSVLKLLNIGSNVRLHSHSIKYGTGSGQQSVTATEIQEDGNSHWLVKAETGKQCIRGKPIKCGDIVRLEHLSTKKNLHSHHFSSPLSGNQEISAYGDEKGEGDTGDDWLVVCQSEFWERDNPIMLKHIDTNVYLSSSERTYGNPITGQVEVVGMYTPMGDNSNWKSMEGLFIHPSDFKAQHTYQHTEL; from the exons ATGTCCACGCAGAAGACGAATCTTCTATGCTGCAGTTTGCTGTATTTCACAATTCCATGGATTGTTGTTCTAAACGCACAAAATGTATATG caAAGGGAACAAATTATGTAACCTGTGGATCAGTATTAAAACTTCTGAACATTGGCTCTAATGTCAGACTGCATTCGCATAGTATAAAGTACGGAACTGGAAGCGGTCAGCAATCTGTTACAGCAACAGAAATTCAGGAAGATGGTAACTCACATTGGCTTGTAAAAGCTGAAACTGGAAAGCAATGTATCCGAGG AAAACCAATAAAATGTGGAGATATAGTGAGATTGGAGCATCTATCAACGAAGAAAAATCTGCATTCGCACCACTTCAGCTCACCTTTGAGTGGTAACCAGGAAATATCAGCATACGGCGATGAAAAAGGCGAAGGGGACACAGGGGATGACTGGCTAGTGGtttgccagagtgaattttggGAACGGGATAATCCAATAATGCTGAAGCATATTGACACGAACGT GTACTTATCAAGCAGTGAAAGAACTTACGGCAATCCAATAACTGGCCAAGTTGAAGTCGTTGGAATGTACACACCGATGGGAGACAACTCAAATTGGAAATCAATGGAAGGTCTTTTCATACACCCCAGCGACTTCAAGGCGCAACATACCTATCAACATACGGAACTCTAA
- the TMS1 gene encoding probable serine incorporator isoform X3 — MGLVCSTAQLACLCGSTACSFCCSQCPTCRNSTSTRIMYALMLLLGTIAACITLSPGLQSALAKVPFCTNSSSYVPTGFKFDCKDVVGFLAVYRMCFILTLFFLLMSLIMIRVKSSKDPRAPIQNGFWAIKYLIVIGGIIGAFFIPEGSFGITWMYFGMIGGFLFIIIQLILIVDFAHSWADAWVTNYHETESKGWYAALLGSTFLSYAGVITGVTLLFVYFTIPGGCELNKFFISFNLILCVIASAVSILPSVQDKLPNSGLLQSSVVSLYVIYLTWSGISNSPDSECNYRFSSKDPKFDKESIISLVIWMCCVLYSSLRTASKSSRLTMSENVMAKDNGAVWNQRDQSLVGNEEGPSGDHEEGGEAKVWDNEEDCIAYNWSFFHFMFALSTLYVMMTLTNWYKPNSDLSLLNANAASMWVKIISSWLCLGLYVWSLIAPVILPDREFSY; from the exons ATGGGTCTTGTGTGCTCAACGGCGCAG CTTGCCTGCCTTTGCGGCAGTACGGCATGCAGCTTTTGCTGCTCGCAGTGCCCGACATGCCGGAACAGCACCAGCACTCGCATCATGTATGCTCTAATGCTGTTATTGGGTACGATTGCAGCCTGCATTACCCTTTCTCCAGGACTCCAATCAGCTCTGGCAAAG GTTCCGTTCTGCACCAACAGCTCATCTTATGTTCCAACTGGTTTCAAATTTGACTGCAAGGATGTTGTTGGCTTTCTCGCCGTCTACCGGATGTGCTTCATTCTCACACTCTTTTTCCTTCTGATGTCCCTTATCATGATTAGAGTTAAAAGTTCCAAAGATCCGAGAGCCCCGATTCAAAACGG TTTTTGGGCTATTAAGTATCTCATTGTAATCGGTGGGATCATAGGCGCCTTCTTCATCCCAGAAGGATCGTTTGGAATAACTTGGATGTACTTTGGAATGATCGGTGGATTTCTATTTATCATTATCCAGCTGATTCTAATTGTTGATTTCGCTCATTCTTGGGCAGATGCTTGGGTCACAAATTATCACGAAACCGAATCGAAGGGCTG GTATGCTGCACTGTTGGGATCTACTTTTCTGTCTTACGCAGGAGTAATAACCGGAGTTACTTTGCTATTCGTTTATTTCACAATA CCTGGCGGTTGCGAACTGAACAAGTTTTTCATATCGTTCAACTTAATTCTGTGCGTCATAGCCAGTGCCGTTTCCATCCTACCAAGTGTTCAAGATAAACTACCCAACAGCGGTCTCCTTCAATCTTCCGTCGTTAGTCTCTACGTAATTTATCTTACATGGAGCGGCATTTCAAACAGCCCAG ATTCCGAATGCAATTATCGATTTAGTTCGAAAGATCCGAAGTTCGATAAGGAGAGTATCATCAGCTTGGTGATATGGATGTGTTGCGTTCTGTACAGTTCACTTCGTACAGCTTCAAAATCGTCAAGGCTCACCATGTCTGAGAATGTAATGGCCAAAGATAATGGTGCTG TTTGGAATCAAAGAGACCAATCTCTAGTCGGCAATGAAG AAGGTCCTTCTGGAGATCACGAAGAGGGTGGAGAAGCCAAAGTATGGGACAATGAAGAAGACTGCATTGCCTATAACTGGAGTTTCTTCCACTTCATGTTTGCCCTGTCGACTCTTTATGTCATGATGACGCTCACCAACTGGTATAA GCCTAATTCAGACCTGTCTCTGTTAAACGCAAACGCGGCTTCGATGTGGGTGAAGATAATTTCGTCTTGGCTCTGCCTCGGGCTTTATGTCTGGTCTTTGATAGCCCCAGTTATTCTGCCTGACCGTGAATTTTCATATTAA
- the TMS1 gene encoding probable serine incorporator isoform X1: MGLVCSTAQLACLCGSTACSFCCSQCPTCRNSTSTRIMYALMLLLGTIAACITLSPGLQSALAKVPFCTNSSSYVPTGFKFDCKDVVGFLAVYRMCFILTLFFLLMSLIMIRVKSSKDPRAPIQNGFWAIKYLIVIGGIIGAFFIPEGSFGITWMYFGMIGGFLFIIIQLILIVDFAHSWADAWVTNYHETESKGWYAALLGSTFLSYAGVITGVTLLFVYFTIPGGCELNKFFISFNLILCVIASAVSILPSVQDKLPNSGLLQSSVVSLYVIYLTWSGISNSPDSECNYRFSSKDPKFDKESIISLVIWMCCVLYSSLRTASKSSRLTMSENVMAKDNGAVWNQRDQSLVGNEDYVPVEGPSGDHEEGGEAKVWDNEEDCIAYNWSFFHFMFALSTLYVMMTLTNWYKPNSDLSLLNANAASMWVKIISSWLCLGLYVWSLIAPVILPDREFSY; this comes from the exons ATGGGTCTTGTGTGCTCAACGGCGCAG CTTGCCTGCCTTTGCGGCAGTACGGCATGCAGCTTTTGCTGCTCGCAGTGCCCGACATGCCGGAACAGCACCAGCACTCGCATCATGTATGCTCTAATGCTGTTATTGGGTACGATTGCAGCCTGCATTACCCTTTCTCCAGGACTCCAATCAGCTCTGGCAAAG GTTCCGTTCTGCACCAACAGCTCATCTTATGTTCCAACTGGTTTCAAATTTGACTGCAAGGATGTTGTTGGCTTTCTCGCCGTCTACCGGATGTGCTTCATTCTCACACTCTTTTTCCTTCTGATGTCCCTTATCATGATTAGAGTTAAAAGTTCCAAAGATCCGAGAGCCCCGATTCAAAACGG TTTTTGGGCTATTAAGTATCTCATTGTAATCGGTGGGATCATAGGCGCCTTCTTCATCCCAGAAGGATCGTTTGGAATAACTTGGATGTACTTTGGAATGATCGGTGGATTTCTATTTATCATTATCCAGCTGATTCTAATTGTTGATTTCGCTCATTCTTGGGCAGATGCTTGGGTCACAAATTATCACGAAACCGAATCGAAGGGCTG GTATGCTGCACTGTTGGGATCTACTTTTCTGTCTTACGCAGGAGTAATAACCGGAGTTACTTTGCTATTCGTTTATTTCACAATA CCTGGCGGTTGCGAACTGAACAAGTTTTTCATATCGTTCAACTTAATTCTGTGCGTCATAGCCAGTGCCGTTTCCATCCTACCAAGTGTTCAAGATAAACTACCCAACAGCGGTCTCCTTCAATCTTCCGTCGTTAGTCTCTACGTAATTTATCTTACATGGAGCGGCATTTCAAACAGCCCAG ATTCCGAATGCAATTATCGATTTAGTTCGAAAGATCCGAAGTTCGATAAGGAGAGTATCATCAGCTTGGTGATATGGATGTGTTGCGTTCTGTACAGTTCACTTCGTACAGCTTCAAAATCGTCAAGGCTCACCATGTCTGAGAATGTAATGGCCAAAGATAATGGTGCTG TTTGGAATCAAAGAGACCAATCTCTAGTCGGCAATGAAG ATTATGTCCCAGTAGAAGGTCCTTCTGGAGATCACGAAGAGGGTGGAGAAGCCAAAGTATGGGACAATGAAGAAGACTGCATTGCCTATAACTGGAGTTTCTTCCACTTCATGTTTGCCCTGTCGACTCTTTATGTCATGATGACGCTCACCAACTGGTATAA GCCTAATTCAGACCTGTCTCTGTTAAACGCAAACGCGGCTTCGATGTGGGTGAAGATAATTTCGTCTTGGCTCTGCCTCGGGCTTTATGTCTGGTCTTTGATAGCCCCAGTTATTCTGCCTGACCGTGAATTTTCATATTAA
- the TMS1 gene encoding probable serine incorporator isoform X2, with translation MGLVCSTAQLACLCGSTACSFCCSQCPTCRNSTSTRIMYALMLLLGTIAACITLSPGLQSALAKVPFCTNSSSYVPTGFKFDCKDVVGFLAVYRMCFILTLFFLLMSLIMIRVKSSKDPRAPIQNGFWAIKYLIVIGGIIGAFFIPEGSFGITWMYFGMIGGFLFIIIQLILIVDFAHSWADAWVTNYHETESKGWYAALLGSTFLSYAGVITGVTLLFVYFTIPGGCELNKFFISFNLILCVIASAVSILPSVQDKLPNSGLLQSSVVSLYVIYLTWSGISNSPDSECNYRFSSKDPKFDKESIISLVIWMCCVLYSSLRTASKSSRLTMSENVMAKDNGAVWNQRDQSLVGNEVEGPSGDHEEGGEAKVWDNEEDCIAYNWSFFHFMFALSTLYVMMTLTNWYKPNSDLSLLNANAASMWVKIISSWLCLGLYVWSLIAPVILPDREFSY, from the exons ATGGGTCTTGTGTGCTCAACGGCGCAG CTTGCCTGCCTTTGCGGCAGTACGGCATGCAGCTTTTGCTGCTCGCAGTGCCCGACATGCCGGAACAGCACCAGCACTCGCATCATGTATGCTCTAATGCTGTTATTGGGTACGATTGCAGCCTGCATTACCCTTTCTCCAGGACTCCAATCAGCTCTGGCAAAG GTTCCGTTCTGCACCAACAGCTCATCTTATGTTCCAACTGGTTTCAAATTTGACTGCAAGGATGTTGTTGGCTTTCTCGCCGTCTACCGGATGTGCTTCATTCTCACACTCTTTTTCCTTCTGATGTCCCTTATCATGATTAGAGTTAAAAGTTCCAAAGATCCGAGAGCCCCGATTCAAAACGG TTTTTGGGCTATTAAGTATCTCATTGTAATCGGTGGGATCATAGGCGCCTTCTTCATCCCAGAAGGATCGTTTGGAATAACTTGGATGTACTTTGGAATGATCGGTGGATTTCTATTTATCATTATCCAGCTGATTCTAATTGTTGATTTCGCTCATTCTTGGGCAGATGCTTGGGTCACAAATTATCACGAAACCGAATCGAAGGGCTG GTATGCTGCACTGTTGGGATCTACTTTTCTGTCTTACGCAGGAGTAATAACCGGAGTTACTTTGCTATTCGTTTATTTCACAATA CCTGGCGGTTGCGAACTGAACAAGTTTTTCATATCGTTCAACTTAATTCTGTGCGTCATAGCCAGTGCCGTTTCCATCCTACCAAGTGTTCAAGATAAACTACCCAACAGCGGTCTCCTTCAATCTTCCGTCGTTAGTCTCTACGTAATTTATCTTACATGGAGCGGCATTTCAAACAGCCCAG ATTCCGAATGCAATTATCGATTTAGTTCGAAAGATCCGAAGTTCGATAAGGAGAGTATCATCAGCTTGGTGATATGGATGTGTTGCGTTCTGTACAGTTCACTTCGTACAGCTTCAAAATCGTCAAGGCTCACCATGTCTGAGAATGTAATGGCCAAAGATAATGGTGCTG TTTGGAATCAAAGAGACCAATCTCTAGTCGGCAATGAAG TAGAAGGTCCTTCTGGAGATCACGAAGAGGGTGGAGAAGCCAAAGTATGGGACAATGAAGAAGACTGCATTGCCTATAACTGGAGTTTCTTCCACTTCATGTTTGCCCTGTCGACTCTTTATGTCATGATGACGCTCACCAACTGGTATAA GCCTAATTCAGACCTGTCTCTGTTAAACGCAAACGCGGCTTCGATGTGGGTGAAGATAATTTCGTCTTGGCTCTGCCTCGGGCTTTATGTCTGGTCTTTGATAGCCCCAGTTATTCTGCCTGACCGTGAATTTTCATATTAA
- the TMS1 gene encoding probable serine incorporator isoform X6, translating to MGLVCSTAQLACLCGSTACSFCCSQCPTCRNSTSTRIMYALMLLLGTIAACITLSPGLQSALAKVPFCTNSSSYVPTGFKFDCKDVVGFLAVYRMCFILTLFFLLMSLIMIRVKSSKDPRAPIQNGFWAIKYLIVIGGIIGAFFIPEGSFGITWMYFGMIGGFLFIIIQLILIVDFAHSWADAWVTNYHETESKGWYAALLGSTFLSYAGVITGVTLLFVYFTIPGGCELNKFFISFNLILCVIASAVSILPSVQDKLPNSGLLQSSVVSLYVIYLTWSGISNSPDSECNYRFSSKDPKFDKESIISLVIWMCCVLYSSLRTASKSSRLTMSENVMAKDNGAEGPSGDHEEGGEAKVWDNEEDCIAYNWSFFHFMFALSTLYVMMTLTNWYKPNSDLSLLNANAASMWVKIISSWLCLGLYVWSLIAPVILPDREFSY from the exons ATGGGTCTTGTGTGCTCAACGGCGCAG CTTGCCTGCCTTTGCGGCAGTACGGCATGCAGCTTTTGCTGCTCGCAGTGCCCGACATGCCGGAACAGCACCAGCACTCGCATCATGTATGCTCTAATGCTGTTATTGGGTACGATTGCAGCCTGCATTACCCTTTCTCCAGGACTCCAATCAGCTCTGGCAAAG GTTCCGTTCTGCACCAACAGCTCATCTTATGTTCCAACTGGTTTCAAATTTGACTGCAAGGATGTTGTTGGCTTTCTCGCCGTCTACCGGATGTGCTTCATTCTCACACTCTTTTTCCTTCTGATGTCCCTTATCATGATTAGAGTTAAAAGTTCCAAAGATCCGAGAGCCCCGATTCAAAACGG TTTTTGGGCTATTAAGTATCTCATTGTAATCGGTGGGATCATAGGCGCCTTCTTCATCCCAGAAGGATCGTTTGGAATAACTTGGATGTACTTTGGAATGATCGGTGGATTTCTATTTATCATTATCCAGCTGATTCTAATTGTTGATTTCGCTCATTCTTGGGCAGATGCTTGGGTCACAAATTATCACGAAACCGAATCGAAGGGCTG GTATGCTGCACTGTTGGGATCTACTTTTCTGTCTTACGCAGGAGTAATAACCGGAGTTACTTTGCTATTCGTTTATTTCACAATA CCTGGCGGTTGCGAACTGAACAAGTTTTTCATATCGTTCAACTTAATTCTGTGCGTCATAGCCAGTGCCGTTTCCATCCTACCAAGTGTTCAAGATAAACTACCCAACAGCGGTCTCCTTCAATCTTCCGTCGTTAGTCTCTACGTAATTTATCTTACATGGAGCGGCATTTCAAACAGCCCAG ATTCCGAATGCAATTATCGATTTAGTTCGAAAGATCCGAAGTTCGATAAGGAGAGTATCATCAGCTTGGTGATATGGATGTGTTGCGTTCTGTACAGTTCACTTCGTACAGCTTCAAAATCGTCAAGGCTCACCATGTCTGAGAATGTAATGGCCAAAGATAATGGTGCTG AAGGTCCTTCTGGAGATCACGAAGAGGGTGGAGAAGCCAAAGTATGGGACAATGAAGAAGACTGCATTGCCTATAACTGGAGTTTCTTCCACTTCATGTTTGCCCTGTCGACTCTTTATGTCATGATGACGCTCACCAACTGGTATAA GCCTAATTCAGACCTGTCTCTGTTAAACGCAAACGCGGCTTCGATGTGGGTGAAGATAATTTCGTCTTGGCTCTGCCTCGGGCTTTATGTCTGGTCTTTGATAGCCCCAGTTATTCTGCCTGACCGTGAATTTTCATATTAA
- the TMS1 gene encoding probable serine incorporator isoform X4, translated as MGLVCSTAQLACLCGSTACSFCCSQCPTCRNSTSTRIMYALMLLLGTIAACITLSPGLQSALAKVPFCTNSSSYVPTGFKFDCKDVVGFLAVYRMCFILTLFFLLMSLIMIRVKSSKDPRAPIQNGFWAIKYLIVIGGIIGAFFIPEGSFGITWMYFGMIGGFLFIIIQLILIVDFAHSWADAWVTNYHETESKGWYAALLGSTFLSYAGVITGVTLLFVYFTIPGGCELNKFFISFNLILCVIASAVSILPSVQDKLPNSGLLQSSVVSLYVIYLTWSGISNSPDSECNYRFSSKDPKFDKESIISLVIWMCCVLYSSLRTASKSSRLTMSENVMAKDNGADYVPVEGPSGDHEEGGEAKVWDNEEDCIAYNWSFFHFMFALSTLYVMMTLTNWYKPNSDLSLLNANAASMWVKIISSWLCLGLYVWSLIAPVILPDREFSY; from the exons ATGGGTCTTGTGTGCTCAACGGCGCAG CTTGCCTGCCTTTGCGGCAGTACGGCATGCAGCTTTTGCTGCTCGCAGTGCCCGACATGCCGGAACAGCACCAGCACTCGCATCATGTATGCTCTAATGCTGTTATTGGGTACGATTGCAGCCTGCATTACCCTTTCTCCAGGACTCCAATCAGCTCTGGCAAAG GTTCCGTTCTGCACCAACAGCTCATCTTATGTTCCAACTGGTTTCAAATTTGACTGCAAGGATGTTGTTGGCTTTCTCGCCGTCTACCGGATGTGCTTCATTCTCACACTCTTTTTCCTTCTGATGTCCCTTATCATGATTAGAGTTAAAAGTTCCAAAGATCCGAGAGCCCCGATTCAAAACGG TTTTTGGGCTATTAAGTATCTCATTGTAATCGGTGGGATCATAGGCGCCTTCTTCATCCCAGAAGGATCGTTTGGAATAACTTGGATGTACTTTGGAATGATCGGTGGATTTCTATTTATCATTATCCAGCTGATTCTAATTGTTGATTTCGCTCATTCTTGGGCAGATGCTTGGGTCACAAATTATCACGAAACCGAATCGAAGGGCTG GTATGCTGCACTGTTGGGATCTACTTTTCTGTCTTACGCAGGAGTAATAACCGGAGTTACTTTGCTATTCGTTTATTTCACAATA CCTGGCGGTTGCGAACTGAACAAGTTTTTCATATCGTTCAACTTAATTCTGTGCGTCATAGCCAGTGCCGTTTCCATCCTACCAAGTGTTCAAGATAAACTACCCAACAGCGGTCTCCTTCAATCTTCCGTCGTTAGTCTCTACGTAATTTATCTTACATGGAGCGGCATTTCAAACAGCCCAG ATTCCGAATGCAATTATCGATTTAGTTCGAAAGATCCGAAGTTCGATAAGGAGAGTATCATCAGCTTGGTGATATGGATGTGTTGCGTTCTGTACAGTTCACTTCGTACAGCTTCAAAATCGTCAAGGCTCACCATGTCTGAGAATGTAATGGCCAAAGATAATGGTGCTG ATTATGTCCCAGTAGAAGGTCCTTCTGGAGATCACGAAGAGGGTGGAGAAGCCAAAGTATGGGACAATGAAGAAGACTGCATTGCCTATAACTGGAGTTTCTTCCACTTCATGTTTGCCCTGTCGACTCTTTATGTCATGATGACGCTCACCAACTGGTATAA GCCTAATTCAGACCTGTCTCTGTTAAACGCAAACGCGGCTTCGATGTGGGTGAAGATAATTTCGTCTTGGCTCTGCCTCGGGCTTTATGTCTGGTCTTTGATAGCCCCAGTTATTCTGCCTGACCGTGAATTTTCATATTAA